The Streptomyces sp. NBC_01439 genome contains the following window.
GTCACCCTTGGCCTGGGTGGAGTTCTCGGTGCACTGCTGGTTCTGCGGGCTGGCGAGGACGTTGACGTCCTGGACGCCGACATTGGCGAGGACCGCGAGCAGGGACTGGGCGTTGACCTTGGCCGGCAGGCCGACGCAGAGCTTGTTGAGCGAGCCCTGGATGGCGCCGAGCTGCGGGCTCATCTTGCCGTGGGTCTCCTGGTTGCCGTAGATCTGGGACGAACCGTTGCCGTTGACGGTGTTCACGCCGTTGTCGTTGCCGATCGCCATCGCCGGGGAGGCGACTGCGGCACCCGCGCCGAGCACGGCGGCGGTGGCGGCTGCGGTGGCCATGAACTTCTTGAGCATGTGGGGATCCTTCTGGTCGCACTGTCGCGTGTGATGGCTGCCCTCGGCGGGACGTGCTGATCAACTGTTGACGGTGCTCGGGGTTATCCCCACTCACCCGAGTGGCCCAATGCCGGATCGAGCCACCCCCGGCCGTGACGGCGGGGGCGGGCTCCTCGGGCTCGAGCGTCAGCCGGTCTTGCGGCGGACCTTCTTGTTCTTGCCGCCGGGGCCGCTGCTGGCGCCGTGGACCTTCGCCCGGCTCTGGTGGGACTGCTGGGACTGGGCGTTCGCAGCGTTGCGCTCCAGGGCCTCCCGGAACTTGCGCTTGGCTGCGTCGGCCGGGGACTCGTCCTGCGGGGTGTCGGTTTCGTCAGCCATGTTGTCCTCCTGGGGTGATCAAGCGGTTTCAGTCTGTCAGGTGGCGTCCGTGCTGACCAGCGAGTTCCTCGATGCCCCAAGGGGGGCTTGGGGAGGTCATAAGTTTTGATTATGGGGCTATAAAGAGACACCGGGTGCTGAGTTAGGTTTACCTTCGTTTAGGGTTCCTTTTGATCCACCTTGCTGTCGCTCGAAGGGAACCCCTGCCATGCCTCGCCCTCTGCGGGTAGCCATCGTCGGTGCCGGCCCCGCCGGTATCTACGCCGCCGACGCGCTGCTGAAGTCCGAGGCAGCCGTCGAGCCCGGTGTGTCCATCGACATCTTCGAACGGATGCCCGCGCCCTTCGGTCTGATCCGGTACGGCGTCGCTCCCGACCACCCCCGGATCAAGGGCATCATCACCGCCCTCCACCAGGTTCTCGACAAGCCGCAGGTGCGCCTCTTCGGAAACGTCGACTACCCGAACGACATCAGCCTCGACGAGCTGCGGTCCTTCTACGACGCCGTGATCTTCTCCACCGGTGCCACGGCCGACCGCGCGCTGAACATCCCGGGCGTCGACCTCGACGGCTCCTACGGCGCCGCCGACTTCGTCTCCTGGTACGACGGCCACCCGGACGTCCCGCGCACCTGGCCGCTGGAGGCCGAGAAGGTCGCCGTGCTCGGTGTCGGCAACGTCGCCCTCGACGTCGCGCGCATCCTCGCGAAGACGGCCGATGAACTGCTGCCGACCGAGATCCCGGCGAACGTCTACGACGGGCTCAAGGCGAACAAGGCCCTGGAGGTGCACGTCTTCGGTCGCCGGGGTCCGGCGCAGGCCAAGTTCAGCCCCATGGAGCTCCGGGAGCTGGACCACTCGCCCAACATCGAGGTCATCGTCAACCCCGAGGACATCGACTACGACGAGGGCTCCATAGCCACCCGCCGCGGCAACAAGCAGGCCGACATGGTCGCCAAGACCCTGGAGAACTGGGCGATCCGCGACATCGGCGAGCGCCCGCACAAGCTGTTCCTGCACTTCTTCGAGTCGCCCACCGAGATCCTCGGCGAGGACGGCAAGGTCGTCGGACTGCGCACCGAGCGCACCGAGCTCGACGGCACCGGCAACGTCAAGGGCACGGGCAACTTCACCGACTGGGACGTCCAGTCCGTCTACCGGGCCGTCGGCTACCTCTCCGACGAGCTGCCCAAGCTCCCCTGGGACGTCGAGTCCGGCACGGTCCCGGACGAGGGCGGCCGCGTGATCGAAGCCGGTGCCCACCTGCAGTCGACGTACGTCACCGGATGGATCCGGCGCGGTCCGGTCGGCCTGATCGGCCACACCAAGGGTGACGCGAACGAGACCGTCGCGAACCTGCTCGCCGACCACGCGGAGGGCCGCCTGGGCGAGCCGGCCGCCCCGGCCCCGGAGGCCGTCGAAGCCTTCCTCGCCGAGCGCAGCGTCCGCTACACGACGTGGGAGGGCTGGTACCGGCTGGACGCGGCCGAGAAGGCCCTCGGCGAGCCCCAGGGCCGCGAGCGCGTGAAGATCGTCGAGCGCGAGGACATGCTCAAGGCGAGCGGAGCGTAGTACGAGGGGGCCGGAACCCGGACGGGGTCCCGGCCCTCCGCACGTCCCGCGGTGCGAGCGGTCGCGCCGCCGTCCGGCAACGGGACGGGGGCTCCCTCAGAGGCCCCGTTCCCGTTCCAGCACGCCCCGTACGAAGGCCGCCTGCCCGGCGTGCTGGAGGTCGTCACCCAACACGCTGACCAGGCGCACCCCGAGGGTGACCGGAGGATCCCAGCGTTCGTCGACCACCCGGTCCAGGTCGGTGGCGGCGAGCCCGTGCACGAACCGCGCGGTCCGCTCGTGCACCGCGTCGAAGTACCCCAGCAGCAGCTCGCCCGAGTCGACCCGCACGGTGTAGACGTCCTGCGGCGAGTGCCCGTATCCGGTCGAACCGGCGGGCAGCGGCAGCGCGAACCGGTCCGACCAGCCGCCGGAATCCCAGACCTGCTCGGTGCCGGCCGCGTCCGCGATGTGGTCGTCCTGGATCCGGGTCAGGTGCCAGACGAGCCAGGTGACCGAGTTCGCCGCAGGGTCCACGCGCCCGTTGAGCAGCTCGGGCGGGACCCCTTCCACGACCTCGTGCACGATCTCCCGGATGCGTCCGAATCCGTCGGCGATGACGTCCGTAGCCTTCATGCACCCACCATGCGGGGCCCGGAGGCCCGACCCCCGCGAGCGACACGCGGAGGTCGGACCCCCGGGCCGGCGAGTCGGGTCACGGGACCTGCGGTCGGTCAGCGGGTGGCGTCGACCGTCTCCACCTTCTCGGCCTGCTCGGCCTTCTCCGCCGTCCCGGGCACTGCCGCGCTCCGTCCGGCGGCCGCCGCCACGGTGCCCTGCCCGCTGCGCAGGCCGACCCAGCTGATCAGCGCGACCAGCGCGAAGGCCACCGCCCCGATCCCGAAGGTGAGGGTGAACCCGGACTCGGCGGGCAGCGGGGGGACCCCCGCCGGCAGGTGCTCGATGGTCTTGGAGGCCAGGATCGTGGTGACGACGGCGCTGCCGATCGCACTGCCCGTGGAGCGGGAGATCGAGTTGATGCCGTTGGCGATGCCGCTCTGGTGGTGCGGGACGCTGGACATGATCACGGCGGGCATGGCGGCGTAGCCGAAGCTGACGGCCGCACCGACGACCAGCCCGGCGCCGATCACGGAGAGGCTGTGCTGGTGGTCCAGGACCAGCCAGCCGAAGCCGGCCGCGCCGAGGGCCGCGGCCAGGGCCAGGGCCGTACGCGGACCCCGGTGGCGCACGATCTGGCCGCCCACGGGCGAGGCGAGCAGCGAGACGATGGCGCCGGGCAGCAGGAACTGTACGGAGGCCCGCAGGATGGACGCGTCGAAGCCGTAGCCGGTGAGGGCCTCGGGCATCTGGACGAGGTACGAGACGCCCAGGAAGTTGGCGAACATGCCGAAGCCGACGAGGACGCCGGCCAGGTTGGCCATGAGCACGGGGCGGTGGACGAACATCTTCATGTCGACGAGCGGCTCGCGCACCTTGCGCTCGACGAGCACCCAGACCGCGGCCATGACGGCGGCGCCGGCGAAGCTGCCCAGCGTGCGGGCGGAGCCCCAGCCCCACTCGTGGCCCTGGGAGATCGGCAGCAGGAGCAGCAGCAGCGCGATGCCGAGGGTGAGCGCGCCGAGGAAGTCGGTGCGCCCGCCGGTCTTGTGGCGGGTCGCGGGAACCAGGAACACCACCGCGAGCAGGGCGAGGAGCGCGAAGCCGGTCGCCATCCAGAAGGCGTTGCGGTAGTCCGCACCGGAGCCGGAGGTGAGCAGCCCGGTCGCGACGAGCGCGAGCCCGCTGCCGAACGCGAGGGTGCCGCTGACCAGGGCCATCGCGCCCGGCAGCTTCTGCGGACGGACCTCTTCGCGCAGGACGGACAGGGCCAG
Protein-coding sequences here:
- a CDS encoding rodlin; translated protein: MLKKFMATAAATAAVLGAGAAVASPAMAIGNDNGVNTVNGNGSSQIYGNQETHGKMSPQLGAIQGSLNKLCVGLPAKVNAQSLLAVLANVGVQDVNVLASPQNQQCTENSTQAKGDEALSHIASNIPVLSGNLSAGS
- a CDS encoding DUF5302 domain-containing protein, giving the protein MADETDTPQDESPADAAKRKFREALERNAANAQSQQSHQSRAKVHGASSGPGGKNKKVRRKTG
- a CDS encoding FAD-dependent oxidoreductase; this encodes MPRPLRVAIVGAGPAGIYAADALLKSEAAVEPGVSIDIFERMPAPFGLIRYGVAPDHPRIKGIITALHQVLDKPQVRLFGNVDYPNDISLDELRSFYDAVIFSTGATADRALNIPGVDLDGSYGAADFVSWYDGHPDVPRTWPLEAEKVAVLGVGNVALDVARILAKTADELLPTEIPANVYDGLKANKALEVHVFGRRGPAQAKFSPMELRELDHSPNIEVIVNPEDIDYDEGSIATRRGNKQADMVAKTLENWAIRDIGERPHKLFLHFFESPTEILGEDGKVVGLRTERTELDGTGNVKGTGNFTDWDVQSVYRAVGYLSDELPKLPWDVESGTVPDEGGRVIEAGAHLQSTYVTGWIRRGPVGLIGHTKGDANETVANLLADHAEGRLGEPAAPAPEAVEAFLAERSVRYTTWEGWYRLDAAEKALGEPQGRERVKIVEREDMLKASGA
- a CDS encoding mycothiol transferase is translated as MKATDVIADGFGRIREIVHEVVEGVPPELLNGRVDPAANSVTWLVWHLTRIQDDHIADAAGTEQVWDSGGWSDRFALPLPAGSTGYGHSPQDVYTVRVDSGELLLGYFDAVHERTARFVHGLAATDLDRVVDERWDPPVTLGVRLVSVLGDDLQHAGQAAFVRGVLERERGL
- a CDS encoding MFS transporter, whose product is MSTPSPATPASGHRNETVIVFALSLAAMVVSMMQTLPVPILGLIRQDLGTTTANVSWVTTATLLSAAVFTPLLGRFGDQHGKKPTLVAVLGVMVAGSVIAALATSLPLLILGRVLQGAATAIFPLALSVLREEVRPQKLPGAMALVSGTLAFGSGLALVATGLLTSGSGADYRNAFWMATGFALLALLAVVFLVPATRHKTGGRTDFLGALTLGIALLLLLLPISQGHEWGWGSARTLGSFAGAAVMAAVWVLVERKVREPLVDMKMFVHRPVLMANLAGVLVGFGMFANFLGVSYLVQMPEALTGYGFDASILRASVQFLLPGAIVSLLASPVGGQIVRHRGPRTALALAAALGAAGFGWLVLDHQHSLSVIGAGLVVGAAVSFGYAAMPAVIMSSVPHHQSGIANGINSISRSTGSAIGSAVVTTILASKTIEHLPAGVPPLPAESGFTLTFGIGAVAFALVALISWVGLRSGQGTVAAAAGRSAAVPGTAEKAEQAEKVETVDATR